The Neodiprion lecontei isolate iyNeoLeco1 chromosome 2, iyNeoLeco1.1, whole genome shotgun sequence genome segment agataaagagggaacaatctggtcatcggatttaaagagatccgatcgaactacggttacttccgcgccggtgtctattacccatagacaatcgacgccatttacagtaccgcgcgcgtgaagaccagactgtcgtagactcctaaataaaaactgttttctaagagggctttcactcccaacaatctgcgatgattttcgccccgACAAATCATCTGGAATCAGTTTTTTGGAcgagttcctgttgaagaactcgacTGAGGATTTGCTTCCCATATTTCTATATCTTTCTTACGCCAGTTATAAGAGTTTGGATGAAAGCCTTGCATCGGTTctctactaattttttcaattagaaaacaatgattggcgtcgtgGCCTGTTtctttacaaaatatacaagtcaagccGGTTTGACTTGTTATGACCGCGTTCTTATTTACACGCTTGTTTTcctggttttgaaaagaacctcgatttcttggtttaaaatcaccattgttatttttatttctataattttgaggttttgactCCTCCGAATGTTCAAAACTTCGTCTTTCTGAGGTGTCTTCGGACCCCTCAATTCCACGAAGCTTGCTcaacccaaaatattgtttcctcattgcctccacctcaagGGCTTTGGCTgttgcctcccgcagagaagtgagacccgatgtcccaacggccattttaatttctggatcaTTGATTGCGTTTAAGAAAGCTTGTGtcgctaataaattacgagacggctcgtgatctgGCAAAGCTACACGAGAAATCCGTTCAATATCTTGgctaagagacgcgaggtcttcgtctcgtccttgtcttctagTCTGTAATTAAGCTGTGTACAATTTTGTCAAatggtcatttccgtatcttAATTTAAGCGCAGAGCTAAGTTTTCCATAGTCGggaatttcttcttcagataATGCCATCAAAAcattcaaagccggcgtttgaagacaagaggcaaggctgtgggcgctcatggcggagtccgaCTGGTTATGTTTTTTGCTATTGTGCTAAATTGACGCTCATACTCTGCCTAtggaatttttccatcaaaaatcGGCGGTTTCAAAGGACAAAAGGGTTTCTCGTTAATTTGAGATGCAACCCCAGGAaatcttgtattatttatttgactTAAATGGGAATCACGAGGTTGAACCTGAGGCAGAGGCTCGGAAAAGCCAACCTCATTATTTACTCTTGTTCTACAAATTGGGGATTTATCTATTTCCttaataaaaggcacagaccttgagtCTCGAACATCCTGGAACCGTCCTGGATGTTGGACCTCCTGAACAGCGGGAatgggaacaggagagggaacaggagagggaagcggagtagcAACTCTGGAACCACGTGGGGTGACGGCCGGTTCTCCTGAGCCGTTCACCTGATAGACAGCCTGAAGAGCTGACACAGTCGTCCTGAACAATTCATGAAGACTGGTCTCGGATCGTTCTTGAACTTCTCTATCAAGCCTCCGCTGCTCCATCTGAGAGGCAAGTTCCCTTTCTCGTTGTTCTCGTTGATTGGCGATTTCTTGCTTTCGCTGCTCTTGTTGCTCTCGAAGCAACTGGacaagttgttgttgttgttgactAGCCGCATCCAGAAGCTGCCGTTGATGTCGTTCGgcggcttcttgttgttggctCATAATCTTTAGTAGGTCGATTTGTGAGACTGAGACCATCGCAGGGACAGGTAAAGAGTCCACTGAAGGTGCACAAATTGCCTCGGGAACCCGCTGATTTTCCGTGATGGAATGTTCTTCTCCGCCACGTTCCTGACGACGAGAACGTGTCATGCGACTGTTGCTCATAGTTTATTTCACGCACTGAATTGACCTCattgaaaagaaactcaagatcccgcttctgacaccaatgtaacgtactttgacgttacggaaaattaatatggatccgcgagttcaattatcaagtcaaaaatcaagagcgtgaatgaaatgttgtgaaaatgctttaattgcgtaatatgtgtttctcgttttaagtctgaaacaagactgtttttacaataatgttggttgacgcagcaaccttagtCTTTCtaaaagacataagaggtttgtAAACgacttttatctatgatgactactagatcattaaagagggggcaaaacgggtgatttcaacctttgtaacaatatatattctataaagtactcacgaaatataaactcgttgacgtcttcagtttttttaaatgaacacctttttttttacaactcaCTTTGCTAAACGCTTGCTTCCACACGAgggatttttcgaaattctagAGAATTTCCAAACTGCTGGTCAAATTTATACGAAAAGAGACACACTCGCCCTCGACCAAACAAAAACCTGCCAGCCAATCAGTCGTGGGAACGTACACCACGTGACATACATACAAAAATGTAACGCGGGGGCTGCATGagctaggagaaaattttctcaagagctcaCCACTTGCTTTCTATTCATcgatttttcccatcacatATCCCACGCTGATTAACGAGTCATAAAACCCAAAGAATTGTATGTGCACATTCTCGCGTCAATTGCTGCTcactacctgcttttcgttgaccaatttttcccatcacatgCCTCACGCTgattaacgactcataaaacccaaaaactgcatgtgcacataccatcTGGTCAAGAGTCGGCAAgacaaaatttttccctcATCAAACACCGCTCAATGTATATATTATCATTTCATCTAGAGCAATTGCAGGGTATTAGATTCGATGATGTGATGTACCAAACATTACGAATGGTAAACATTAgggttgaaaatatatttcactcaatttgAATTCCTGATTTTACCAAGATGTGAGTTCTCGGTAACATAAAAAGACTCTCGTTCCCCTATAGATGGGAAGCTCTTGCTAACATTTGCTCATTTTCCTTGTTCTGACGCCTACTGGTACTCATTTTGTTAGAAATACTTCTTCTCTTACAATGTGGGTAATGTAACCGAGCCTATTGGTGATGTGAAACGCAAATTCTGCAGGATGCTAACGAAGCTGTTGAGAGCGCGGTATGCAACACATCATTTTCTAATCCACGTTGCTGTAGAATGGTGTCATTATGTAAAGCGATGATTTGATTTCTGACATGTCTTTCAAAACAGATCAATTTAGAATTGACgcatgtaaaaatattcatattcttGGCCGCTATAAACATGAACACGATTCACAATTCCATTAGTTTTTCCCAATTTGTCTACCCTGTTGGGTAcgcaattttcaatcaaatcccTAGCAACAACTTTTCCCGATCAAATTACAccgctacccataaataaggagaAATATATATCCGTCACGAAACGTGttgatggaacaatgatgcaatTGAGATTCGTCGATTCGTTTTGATTTTCATGGTTAGCTGCATTGTTGAACcttccaaatatttgaatgatgcCGACAAGCACAtaatacgtaaattttataataatccgactcagttcagtttcaTGACTCGCAAAGGCGTtattccctatgaatacgtcgattgttggaggAAACTCGATTAaacgcgattacctgcaaagaagcatttctactcgcacctctgcaatgcaaatatttcagacaccgattacgagcacgctaACAATGTTTGGGGGGAAtttcatttagagtcattggggggcTATTCAGATTTGTATATAAAGATCTATGTTCTTCTGCTtaccgatatttttgaaaatttccacgCTAGCTGCTTtaaaacatacgatttagaaccgttgcactactacactgcaccgagACTTGCTTTTGACATGATGCCCAAGCATAGAGTAAATTTACAACTTCTAAACGACCCTGAAATAAAGTTTTTTATTGGAAGAGCCAATCGAGGCGGCGTAGAGCAGTGCTCTAACCGCCGTGCTCAAGCCAATAACAGGTTTatgggaaaagattttgatcaTAATAAcgtggaatcgtatctcatgtagtTTTACGTAAACAATCTATACGGTTCGTCCGAGTGAAGGCATAATCCTTTCGATATATCAACTCACTCGGCCGATCCACCGATCGTTTACATCCTGAACCGATGGATATCCGAATATCCTATAGAGCTTCACAAGGATCATAAAGATGTCAATTCTTCAGTCTCGAGCATTTCACACCTCGGGTTCTGATGAAGGAtgggaaaaatggaaaaattatgactGAATCCATCGGGAATACAAGTAAAACTGGGCACATTTACCATCAAAGTGAGCAAACGTGTCAAGGATGCCGAAAGTGCAACGTTGAACACCATCACGTTTAACTATTATAAGCATCGCATGGGAAGGCTTACAAAGAGTCGGTCCATACCAGAATGCCGAATACGCAGTGAAAAACATGAAGTTAGCCCcattgtactgaaaaatttacGTTGAGTTGGCAAGACTGTAATATGCAACTGGTACCTGGACAAACAGACGTAATGCCTTGAGGGGTTTTTCACCACCCCCACAATGAACTAACCATAGGATTGAACTAAGAGCATAGAACTGCTGTAAGGACAACCCATCATCAAACAGAGATAGTTCTTCAACAATACGATAGATCCGTGTGAAACTATACACATTTACCACCACGGATGAGGACGAAACGAAACATATCAACATTGTCAAGGTGAGCAAACGTGTCAAGGGATGCGAAAagtgcaacgataaataacatgACGTTTAATGATCATAAGAACCGTCTGAGGGtcttaccaagagttgacccaccccacagtgtttaatacgtaGTGAAAAACACAAAGTTAGCCCCAATgttctgaaaaattgacgcTGAGTTAATAAGATGGCAATATGGAACTGATACCTAAACAAACAGACACTATAGCTTGATGGGTTTACCTTCACCCCAACAATAAACTAACCGTAAGATGGAACTGTGGACATAGAAATGCTGTAAGGATAACTCATCATTAAACAGAGACATTTCCTCATCAATACGATAGATCCATGTGAAACTGGACACATTTACCACCACGAATGAggatgaaacgaaaatatggcaacggtgttaaagtgagtaagcgtgtcaaggatgtaaaaattcaacgataaatagcatcacgtttaatgattataagaaccgtctgaggggcttaccaagagttgacccACCCCACAGTGTTCAAtacatagtaaaaaaaaatgagaaaacaaaacacaaaGTTAGCTCGTTGTACGGGAAAAATTGACGCCGAGCTGGTAAGACGGTGATATGCAACTGATACCTGGGCAAATAGGCACCAGACCTTGGAGGATGTACTGCAACCCCGCAGTAAACCAGTCGTAGGGTagaactgagggcatagaaccgttataaatatatgcgtgGACACCTAGGGCGATCCTTCATgaagcagagacgtttcgccAGCACTACGATATTGAGCAGATCGaagttttgaaattcgaataccatgtaaattcatgtattcatcaattatttattcatttatcatCAATATATTGAGCgattattcatattcattcggtttccacgagaaaagttttcagaaaatggaaaaatgtttCCACAAACCAAGAAAagttttcccatttgattaacacgtgaaaaaagttttcagaaaatgaaagaacGTTTTCACAAGACGGAGAAAAACTTTCAGAATATGTGAAAAAGTTTCTggaaaacgaaagaaagttatccgaaaatggaaaaaagttctccaaaaaatcaaatgaacattaatcgtatcgaaaaattatagataactattattattattattattgttattgttattgttattgttatcgttgtcgttgtcgttgtcgttgtcgtagttgtcgtcgttgttgttattgttattgtttttgtttttttttccgagggGTTGCGGAATCCAAGTTACGGATTCACGCCAGTCATACGGGCTAGCACGAATGTGGGACTCCAGAATGGCCTACCCACTAAACCGCAACCTCTTGTGCAACGCCCCCAGTAGGGCGATTCTGTAACTCGCTATGCTGTCGTTATGGACTCATAACGACAAGTTTCGTTATACTACCGACCGCGTCGCTATTATAACGACAAATGCGATTCTGTACACTATTCTTAGCGAGTTTTGCCGTTATTAGTAACGAAAAGTGTCGTTATGATGTCGTTACGGTGCGAGCGGATAGCGAGGCTCAGACACCCCCTCGGTACGCTATAACGACCATTATAACGATACTTTGCACACGAGCTAGAGGAGTGGTGTGCGTTTCCCATATTTTTCTCGACTCCGAGAAAGTGCTTCGAAAAGTGCtccgaaagtgaaaaataattacgccGTTCGAAATAACAAGTAAGTAAGTTGAATTTTGCAGTAATTAGGAATTATCAATGCAGATTGActtcagaaaaaattgtagaatagatttcattattttctaaaaaagaataacataACCTATAAATTGTAGTATTGCTCCGAAGAACCCACAAAGTTGCTTccacaattataattattcattaatttcattaataattcatttgtaCTATTAAGTCTATTATTTACGCTGTTTCTTTGATTATCTTCAATCTCAAAGGATCATGGCTATCGAATACCTTGCTTGGGATGTATTCGTTCTTGAGGAAAGATTACGTCGACCCGAACGTCGTGTGGAAAGAAGGCGACTGAGAGATGCTTAGAATCCTTTTCAGCTACCACGAGAAGAGTTTCTCAGCCTTTTTCGCCTGCCTCAAGAAGCTGTGATGAATCTCGTTAATCTGTTACGTGCAGAGTTGCAGAGTGAACGGGTTATTGGGTTAAGCCCAGAAATCAAGGTAATTTTggaattattgtattttttcacctcaaaGAAATCGTGTCAGTACAACAATGTTCTTAAAATTAacctttcaatatttttcgcaGGTGTTGGTCACCATTAAATTTTACGCTCAAGGTTGTTATCAACGGAGTGTCGGAACCAACAACAATTTAACATCAGCCAGTCATCAACAAGTCGTTGCCTGCATGCTGTTACCGAAGCAATCAACAGGCGCTTGCTTCGTAGATGGGTAAAATTTCCAACGACTGCCATCGATCGGCAGCAAGGAAGGGAAAAGTTTGCAACTGCTCCACAGCCATTTGAGGGTGCAATAGGCGCAATCGACTGTACGTTTGTACACATACTTGCCCCATCGGAACATGAGGAGGCATTCGTCAATCATCATGGCCGGCATTCTTTGAACGTGCAAGCAGTAAGTATGAATAGAAGAAATATGTCTCCTTAAACATCCATGATGCAGTTCTtccaaataaattctttaaattttacaattttgcttcaaattttatcattgaaaatgataaaaataacaagaaaaattacaaatgagAATTTCAAGTGAAATTGCCTAATTGTGTCATTCTTGTATaagaatttattataaattttaaaggaatttctattttattccGTGCGTAACTGAATGTAATGTTTTGTCTTTCAacttctttattattattcttgttgCAGATTGTTGATCCAGATCTCACAATATTGAACATAAATCCACGACATCCAGGTGCTCGAAATGATGCGTACATATGGAGCACATCACCTATCCGGAGGGCTATGGAATTCCATTATAATCGAGGAGAACGAAGAACTTGGCCAATTGGTAAGTTGTGATGTCATACAGTGTATTTTGCATATATCTGAATGCTGCATAAGCGgccgaaaaattgaaaaaaatttattttcaatgactGTGCTTAGGGTTTTGACCAAGCGGAGTTgttgtaaaatattgtcaCTCGACTGCGCATAGGGTATTGGCCGAGCGCGGTCGATGTCGAAAAATATGACCGCGAAAATATGGTCTTGACCAAGCGCAGTCAGAGCCACAATACTAACACTACATCGACTGCGCTTGGTTAACACCTTAAGCGCAgtcaaagtgaaaatatttttcactgttcAGCAAAGCAGCATAGGTTCAATTTGagttttatatacataatatgcatattatatttagtctacttttttctaaatcaaTACATTTTCCATCAGGTGATGCTGGATATCCGTTGGAGCCTTGGCTGTTAACACCTCTGGCCAATTTTCCTGAAGATACGCGACAACATCAATATACACAACAACTATGTAAGGCTAGAAGCGTCGTCGAGCGGTTTTTTGGAGTTTTTAAATCTGTATGGAGATGCTTGTCATACCAGCGAGTCTTGATGTACGAACCAGCGTTCGCAGCGAAAATTGTTAATGCGTGTGCAGTACTGCACAACATGAGAGTGCAACTACGATTAAACAATGAAGATGACGAACAACTAGCACCGATAGCTCATCCCGTAGAGAATGATGTTGATCCGATGGATCAAGATGAAGAATACAACAGACGAGGACCACGCGCTTTGGCTCAACGAATTCAACAACAAATTATGAGAGAAAGATTTCCCAACTTCCGTGATGCGGAAAAATAGAATACAGAATATGGAATGATGTTTATGGTTAAATTGCCAACAAGTATAATGTTTAAaagtgatgagagaaattaacgacaacagagtcagggcggtgttacgccccgacgtaccgccttggcgtacctttttcaaaattctatttcatttcatttctttaatttcttcaatgcacagatattatttcatcaaaatctcatattctaataacggcgagttccacccctcctggaaaaagtcacgtagagaccaacaatgatccctagtataaggttcaactttcttctattcaactggtaccaagaacgGAAATGAGGGACTactgaattagcatcagtagcgctcagtctggaaatatccctctttttaagttcaaattataatcaataatcgcgctaattcgtcaaatttgaGCATccagttattctgttagctgcaaaagactcactatcttctacgtttccatcttttctgtgctttactaaatctcatcatttcgagaatagacatttttatgccattccattttccataattaaattgagttcggccctgattcaaccgaatcaggtaattttaagtgctaataataataactacattagagtttcaataaataatcgttggaatcatttttaacatgTATCAGAATCAGCAAATTGACACTTTCAACTATAGCTTTCGATAATAAGATATCATTCTAATCTATGAGACTATGGCGATATTACTTCTTGCTGGGGGCTCTGTCGGTGTAAGTCTTGTCAGTTTGCCCGTCTATCCGTCCAGTGCAGGCCGTCCGTCAGTTACGTTACGTCAGGTAGCCGTCCGTCAGTTACGTTACGTCAGGCAGCCGTCCGCGTTCTTACGTCGCAGGATTGTCTGTTGTTTCTGTAACATGGAGCATCACCCTGACAATGTTGTCGGTAGTGATGCCTCCCACGACCGTTTCCAGTCTCTGTCTCAGTTCTGTCCAGCGGTCACATTCAAAGAACGTGTGTTCCGCGTGTCGTCTCGTTCGTGTCCGCAGTACGTACAGTTGGGCGTCTGTACTCGGTCCAAGTTGTATCAGTACCGTCTAAAATAACCGTGGACCGTCAGGAGTTCTATGACGTGAAAATTCACACCCCCAAACCCCCTCTGGATCCACGGTCTCAGGTTCTTAATGAGTCGTCTCGTCCAATTTCCTGTCGTTTCTTTCGTCCACCGTTCCTGCTACGTCTGTATCGTCGCGTCTCTTTCCGTCGTTGCCGCGTCCCGCCGGGTCACGTCCGCGTCTCTTCCATAGACCCTCTTGCGCTCGAACGCGAAGAGGTCCACGGGAATCACGCCCGCCACCACCAGAACGGCCTGTGCTGAGACCGTCCGATGGGACCAAGCGATCCGCAACGCGCTTCCTCTCTGTACCGTCGTCATTGCGTGACAGTACTTCTCAGTCTTCAGGGAGTCTGCCCAGATCTCCGCACCGTAGAGGAGGATCGAGTTCACCGTCGACATCAAAAGTCTCCGTTTCCCCGGTCTCGGTGCGTTTGTGTTTGCTATCAGGCGGCTTACCGATGCTATCCTTTCAGCCGCCTTCTGAGCTGTTCGTTGTGTGTGAGGCCAGAAGGTCATCTTCGTATTCAGGGTTACCCCTAGGTACTTGACTTCCCCTCTGGTCTCGATCTCGTCCGTCCCGACCGTCATGCAGAGTGTGGTCGGTATTCGTCTTCTGGTGAGAAGCACCAGTTCTGTCGTTTCCGTCGCGAGTTGCAGTCCGTGGTCAGTCATCCACTGTCCGACTCGTTTCATTGTCTGTTTCAGTGCGTATTGTGCCAGATCTGGAGTGCGCTCGACTATCACTGCTGCCACGTCGTCAGCGTAAGCGATCAGGCGGACGCCGAGCGGGAGCTCCAGTCTGAGCAGGCTGTCATAGATCCCGTTCCAGAAGTCAGGTCCCAGTATGAAACCTTGAGCGACCCCGCCGACATCTGTTGCGTCACTTGACCTTCGGTCATTTCGTACGTCAGCCGTCTGTTCCGAGGTGGGATCCCGAAGTCGCCTCTTAGCGACTCTAGGATGTCCACCCACCTGGCCAAGTTGAAGGCGTTCTTGACGTCAAGTGTCACAAATGTCTGTCTGTCGACCGGAAGGAGTCAACCACCTCTTGGATCGCTCCAGTCGTTGATCGACCCTTCCGGAAGCCGAACTGCTGGTCCGAGAGGCCATCGCCGTCCTGTATCGCATCCGTGAGTCGTGGTAGCAGAAGCTGTTCGTACAGTTTCCCTGTTGTGTCCAGTAGGCTCAGCGGCCGGTAGGGCGACGGCGTGCTGGGGTCACCCTTACCCTTTGGGATAAGGACCAACTTCGCCACCTTCCACCGGTCGCTGAATGTCCCTGTCGTGAGGCACGTGTTGTAGAGGTCAAAAAGTGTCTCCGGCCTTAGGCTCGCCATTAGCCGAAGAACCTCCGCCGGTACCCCGTCCGGTCCTAGCGCATTACCACTCTTCATTGCTTTTGTCGCTCCGACGAGCTCCTCGGCGGTGAAGACGGGGGGCACCGCCGTCTCATCCTCGTTCGTCGCATCTGTACGCGTGGGATGCGTCGGAAACAGTCCGTCAACGATCCGTCGTGCGGTTTCAGCATCCTTCAGTTCTGGCGGGATTGGGGCCCCCAGTCTACCGGTCACAATCTTGTAACCGGCAATCCAGGGGTCGCGGTCCACCTCCTCGCAGAGCTTCTTCCAGCATCGCGTCTTGCTGCCTCTGATGGCGTACGTCAGTCGTTTTCGTTTAGTCTTGTACTCGACCTGAAGGGTTTccctctcgggtctcccgccAGCCCTCGTAACCCGTCGTCGTTTTGCCAGGCAACTCTTCCTCAGCTCGACTATCTCGTTCGTCCACCAGTATTGTGGTGGCCTGTTATGTCCATACTGTCGTTTTGGCATTGTGCTATTGCACAGCCACGTCGTCAGTTTGGCCGTCTCGTCTGCTAGGCCTTCCACCCTTTGCCGGCCAGTCAGCTCTGGGGGGGACGTCGGTAATCGGGGCCAACGCTGCCGCCAGCTCCGCCGAGAACTTCGGTACGTCGAGTTTGTCCATGTTCCACCGCGGGGGGTGCTGGATCCTCGTCCGTGCCGTCCTTGTTTCTCCCGCCACTTCGAAGGCGATGTACTGATGATCGCTGGCCGTGTAGCCCTCAAGCACCCGCCACGGCTCTATCCGTGGCAGAATTCTGTCCGTCGTCATCGTTACGTCCGGGATGGAGTCTCCAAATCCCGACCGTCTGTACGTTGGTACGTCTCCTGTATTTGCCACCACTAGGTCCAACCTTGCGGCCATCTCCAGCAGCAGCCATCCGCGTCTGTTCGTTACCGTCATGCCTTACTCGACCGCCCTAGCGTTGAGGTTCCCCACGACCACGAGGTCCCCGGGCAGGTCCCTGAGTCCGTCCTTGAGAAGCGCAATCTGCGCCCGGAACTCCGCCGCGGCGCAGTTTAGGGTCAGGTAGACGCTGACGTAAGTGACAGCGCCCACCCTAGCCCAGACGTAGTCGTCCCCGACGCCACGAGCGGTTATCCGGGCTCGGGCAGCGCCCCTTACCCAGATAGCTGCTGTCTTGGTCTCGTTCGTGATCCAATCCTGCGTTTGTCGCATCCTGTACGGCTCGCACAGGATCAGAATGTCGGCGTTGTGTTCGTCTGCTATCTGTGGTAGTGGCATGTCTGCTGTCCTACTGCGGTTCAGGTTAACCTGAACCATCCTGTCCGTCTTTCGGCCTGCTTCCTGCACTTCTTTAGCGCAAGCCAGTACACCGCGCATCCCTTGGAGCCCGTGAGATGCGCCCCATCGCCGTGGCCCGCCTCGGCGCACAGTGGGCAGCCCGGTCTGTTCTTT includes the following:
- the LOC124292998 gene encoding putative nuclease HARBI1 produces the protein MMRTYGAHHLSGGLWNSIIIEENEELGQLGFDQAELFAVRATILTLHRLRLVNTLSAVKVKIFFTVQQSSIGDAGYPLEPWLLTPLANFPEDTRQHQYTQQLCKARSVVERFFGVFKSVWRCLSYQRVLMYEPAFAAKIVNACAVLHNMRVQLRLNNEDDEQLAPIAHPVENDVDPMAQRIQQQIMRERFPNFRDAEK